A region from the Salvelinus sp. IW2-2015 linkage group LG19, ASM291031v2, whole genome shotgun sequence genome encodes:
- the LOC111979647 gene encoding holocytochrome c-type synthase, whose protein sequence is MDPMSGSTVKAEDFVVAHPYAGSPPQGCPMQKETKPSAPLPPPECPMHKASAPAQVESAAPPTTPASDQAGPTHQDRAYEFVECPMKAANREKFVSDIDIANMMPPPNQQPAPGQPFDLSVNREESQIPRGGTVQNWVYPSEQMFWNAMLRKGWHWKDEDLGQKDMTNIIKIHNQNNEQAWQEILKWEQFHKKECPCGPSLLRFGGKAKEFTPRARFRHWMGYGLPFDRHDWIVDRCGKEVRYVIDYYDGGEINKQNFTILDVRPAFDSLSAMWDRMRVAWWRWTSS, encoded by the exons ATGGATCCCATGTCCGGTTCAACAGTTAAAGCAGAGGACTTTGTGGTCGCTCACCCCTATGCTGGCTCACCACCCCAGGGATGCCCCATGCAAAAGGAGACCAAACCAA GTGCACCATTACCACCACCAGAGTGTCCCATGCACAAGGCGTCCGCCCCGGCCCAGGTTGAGAGCGCGGCCCCCCCAACAACCCCAGCTTCAGACCAGGCAGGGCCAACACATCAGGATCGGGCATACGAGTTTGTGGAGTGCCCCATGAAAGCAGCCAACAGAGAGAAATTTGTGTCTGACATCGATATCGCAAACATG ATGCCCCCACCCAACCAGCAGCCTGCCCCAGGTCAGCCCTTTGATCTGTCAGTGAACAGAGAGGAGTCCCAGATCCCCCGGGGTGGTACGGTTCAGAACTGGGTCTACCCCTCGGAGCAGATGTTCTGGAATGCCATGCTGAGGAAAGG ATGGCACTGGAAGGATGAAGATCTTGGTCAAAAAGACATGACAAACATCATCAAGATTCACAACCAGAACAATGAGCAGGCATGGCAGGAGATCCTCAAATGGGAACAATTCCATAAGAA gGAATGTCCATGCGGACCCTCCCTGTTACGGTTTGGAGGCAAAGCAAAAGAATTCACTCCAAGAGCCAGGTTTCGCCACTGGATGGG GTATGGCTTACCGTTTGACAGGCACGACTGGATCGTAGACCGCTGTGGAAAGGAGGTGCGCTATGTGATTGACTATTACGACGGCGGTGAGATCAATAAGCAGAACTTTACCATCCTGGACGTGCGTCCTGCCTTTGACTCCCTCAGCGCCATGTGGGACCGTATGAGAGTGGCCTGGTGGCGCTGGACCTCCTCTTAA